In a genomic window of Salegentibacter salegens:
- a CDS encoding efflux RND transporter permease subunit, translating to MNLDKEFKLSSWAINNKMTVYVIIAIVMIGGLMSYYNMPRETFPEVVETKIYVSSINPGNSAEDVEKFITEPLEEEFNDVAGVKEISSSTFQDYSLVIVEFEEDVEIESAKIKVKDKVDMVKAETTWPTLDNGAKVEPNVFDLNISEEQPILNINLTGDYTVQQLKEYAEYLQERIELLPQIKEASIRGAEEMEVEIAVDIYKMTASKVSFSDIVSAVSAENRTISGGNVITSGVQKNIRIVGEIEDPKELQNVVVKTDGGNIFLKDIADINFREKDATTFAREYGKPVVMLDVKKRAGKNMIEAVDQIKEIVKKEQEEYLPESLGVSLTNDLSTNTESQVDDLVNNIIFGVILVVLVLMFFLGFRNALFVGIAIPLSMFLSYIILSSMGYTLNTMVLFALVMGLGMLVDNGIVVVENVYTLMDEGMPRKQAAKQGLGEIAWPIIASTATTLAAFFPLGLWPGIIGSFMVIFPITLSIVLGSSLFVALIINSMLTSQFMKTEEGEFTKKKLIRISSILAGFGALLLIVGFVVDAGALRAFGNILILAAILLWAYKYFISKGVDYFQYTALKWMENIYEKTLKYSLRGKKAYLVFFGTLLLLFLSFVLIGLVQPKVLFFPENEPNQVITYIEYPEGTDIHKTNTLTKKVEQRIFEAIEQYEDEDGYNFMVESAISQVGEGAGNPQTDGGQQNEMPHKAKVTLSMREFTERRGVSSSEVLSEVREAVQGFPGASIVVEKDAAGPPTGYPINMELKGEDYEKMLVEAENLRSYVNDLSIAGIEELKIDVNKSKPELSVKVDRRKAGQLGVSTSQVGQTLRRAIYGEEVSTYKDGDDDYEINMRFADEYRYNENVLFNQPVTFKDQNTGEIIQVPISSLVTTESASSFSSIKRKDLKRVITLYSNVLQGYNGNEIVGQLKTALRSYDLPKDITLEFTGEQEEQEENMAFLLKALLIAMGGILLILVAQFNSLSKPIIIVMAVVLSLVGVFLGLIIFQMDFIIIMTMMGIISLAGIVVNNAIVLIDYTQILIDRKKRELNIDDDELLTRAQYFDCIVRGGKSRLRPVLLTAITTVLGLIPLAVGLNIDFFSLFIDYDPKIFIGGDNVIFWGPLAWTVIFGLVFATFLTLVVVPVMFYLVNRAKVKTADKRKERKQRKLEAKA from the coding sequence ATGAATTTAGATAAAGAATTTAAGCTTTCGTCCTGGGCCATTAACAACAAAATGACGGTATATGTAATTATCGCCATTGTGATGATTGGCGGACTCATGTCTTACTACAATATGCCCCGGGAAACTTTTCCCGAGGTTGTGGAAACCAAAATTTATGTTAGCTCAATTAACCCCGGAAACTCAGCCGAAGATGTTGAGAAATTCATTACCGAACCCCTGGAAGAAGAGTTTAACGATGTTGCCGGTGTAAAAGAAATTTCTTCTTCTACGTTTCAGGATTATTCGCTGGTAATTGTAGAGTTTGAAGAAGATGTAGAAATTGAAAGTGCCAAGATAAAAGTAAAAGACAAGGTAGACATGGTGAAAGCCGAAACCACCTGGCCTACTTTAGATAATGGCGCCAAGGTAGAGCCCAATGTATTCGACCTTAATATTTCAGAAGAACAACCTATTCTAAACATTAACCTAACGGGAGATTATACCGTTCAGCAATTAAAAGAATATGCAGAATATCTTCAGGAGCGCATCGAGTTGCTTCCGCAAATAAAAGAAGCGAGTATTCGTGGTGCTGAAGAAATGGAAGTTGAGATCGCGGTAGATATCTATAAGATGACGGCTTCTAAAGTTAGTTTCTCAGATATTGTAAGCGCGGTTAGTGCTGAAAATAGAACCATTTCGGGTGGAAATGTGATTACCAGCGGGGTTCAGAAAAATATAAGAATCGTTGGAGAAATTGAAGATCCAAAAGAACTTCAAAACGTTGTGGTGAAAACCGATGGCGGTAATATTTTCCTAAAAGACATTGCTGATATTAATTTCAGGGAAAAAGATGCTACCACTTTTGCTCGCGAATACGGTAAACCTGTAGTGATGCTGGACGTAAAAAAACGTGCCGGTAAGAATATGATCGAGGCTGTAGACCAGATCAAAGAAATTGTAAAAAAAGAACAGGAAGAGTATCTTCCTGAAAGCCTGGGAGTAAGTCTTACTAACGACCTTTCTACCAACACCGAAAGCCAGGTAGATGATTTGGTTAACAACATTATTTTTGGGGTGATCCTGGTGGTTTTGGTCTTAATGTTTTTCCTCGGGTTTAGAAATGCATTATTTGTAGGTATTGCGATCCCTTTATCTATGTTTCTTTCTTACATTATCCTGTCCAGTATGGGATACACCCTAAACACGATGGTGCTTTTTGCCCTGGTAATGGGTCTTGGGATGCTTGTAGATAACGGAATCGTAGTGGTAGAAAACGTCTATACGTTAATGGACGAAGGGATGCCAAGAAAACAGGCTGCCAAGCAAGGTTTAGGCGAAATTGCCTGGCCAATTATAGCATCAACAGCAACTACTTTAGCTGCATTTTTCCCACTGGGACTCTGGCCGGGAATTATAGGAAGCTTTATGGTAATTTTCCCTATTACGCTTTCTATCGTTTTAGGTTCTTCCCTTTTTGTAGCCTTGATCATCAACTCGATGCTTACTTCTCAGTTTATGAAAACAGAAGAAGGCGAATTCACTAAGAAAAAACTTATTAGAATAAGTTCTATTCTTGCTGGTTTTGGGGCATTATTGTTAATTGTAGGATTTGTAGTTGATGCCGGGGCGCTAAGAGCCTTTGGAAATATATTAATCCTGGCGGCTATCCTGCTTTGGGCTTATAAATATTTTATTTCAAAAGGTGTAGATTATTTTCAATATACCGCGCTTAAATGGATGGAGAATATTTATGAAAAAACCCTTAAGTATTCGCTACGCGGAAAAAAAGCCTATTTAGTTTTCTTCGGAACTTTACTCTTGCTATTCCTTTCTTTTGTATTAATTGGATTGGTACAACCAAAAGTATTGTTCTTCCCTGAAAATGAACCCAACCAGGTAATCACCTATATTGAATACCCGGAAGGAACCGATATTCATAAAACCAACACGCTTACTAAAAAAGTAGAGCAACGCATCTTTGAAGCTATAGAGCAATACGAAGATGAAGATGGCTATAATTTTATGGTAGAGTCGGCTATTTCCCAGGTTGGGGAAGGTGCAGGAAACCCGCAAACCGATGGTGGCCAGCAAAATGAAATGCCACATAAAGCCAAGGTAACACTCTCTATGCGCGAGTTTACTGAAAGGCGCGGTGTGAGCAGTAGCGAAGTTTTATCTGAAGTTCGGGAAGCCGTACAAGGATTTCCAGGTGCTTCTATTGTTGTTGAAAAAGATGCTGCAGGACCACCAACAGGCTACCCTATTAATATGGAGCTTAAAGGTGAAGACTACGAGAAAATGCTCGTAGAAGCAGAAAACTTACGATCCTATGTTAACGATCTTAGTATTGCGGGAATAGAAGAACTCAAAATAGACGTTAACAAATCTAAACCTGAATTAAGTGTAAAAGTAGACCGAAGAAAAGCAGGACAACTTGGAGTATCAACTTCGCAGGTAGGTCAAACCTTGAGACGGGCAATCTACGGCGAAGAGGTTTCTACTTATAAAGATGGTGATGATGATTATGAGATAAATATGCGTTTTGCTGATGAATATCGCTATAATGAAAATGTATTATTCAATCAACCGGTTACTTTTAAAGACCAAAACACAGGCGAAATAATTCAGGTGCCAATTTCATCTCTGGTCACTACAGAATCTGCCTCTTCTTTCAGTTCTATTAAAAGGAAAGATCTAAAAAGGGTGATCACCCTCTACTCTAACGTGCTTCAGGGTTACAATGGTAATGAGATTGTAGGCCAGTTAAAAACCGCACTTAGAAGTTACGATCTCCCTAAGGATATTACTTTAGAGTTTACCGGGGAACAGGAAGAACAGGAAGAAAATATGGCTTTCTTATTAAAAGCTTTATTAATCGCCATGGGCGGTATCCTGCTTATTCTTGTTGCTCAATTTAATTCACTGTCAAAACCAATTATCATTGTTATGGCAGTAGTATTGAGTTTGGTGGGAGTTTTCCTTGGTTTGATTATCTTCCAGATGGATTTCATTATTATTATGACGATGATGGGAATTATTTCCCTGGCTGGAATTGTGGTAAACAACGCCATCGTGCTTATTGATTACACCCAAATCCTTATTGACCGTAAAAAGCGGGAGCTTAATATAGATGATGATGAATTACTTACTCGTGCCCAGTATTTTGATTGTATCGTTAGAGGTGGAAAATCGAGGTTAAGACCTGTATTGCTTACTGCGATTACTACTGTTCTTGGTTTAATTCCACTGGCGGTAGGATTAAATATAGATTTCTTTAGTTTGTTTATAGACTACGATCCAAAAATATTTATTGGCGGTGACAACGTGATCTTCTGGGGGCCACTGGCATGGACGGTGATCTTTGGGTTGGTGTTTGCCACCTTCCTTACGCTGGTTGTAGTTCCGGTAATGTTTTACCTGGTAAATAGAGCCAAGGTGAAAACCGCCGATAAACGAAAAGAGCGAAAACAAAGAAAGCTGGAAGCAAAAGCTTAA
- a CDS encoding efflux RND transporter periplasmic adaptor subunit — protein MKKLAVLLSIPLLLLSCGNNVEGKSIEELIESENLPEIRARKTELSKEQSDLTEKLDKLDQAIDRLDKTRRLDLVEIQQISDTLFKHYAEVQGDVATDENIVIYSEFSGILQDLRVEEGQQVNKGQVLAKIDDGGLSSELAQLETQATLAKTTFERQKRLWEQNIGSEMQYLEAKTNYESMQNSVNRLKSQLDKTIVRAPFSGIVDEVLTEQGEVVSPGQSQILRLVSLKNMYVEAAVPENYLNTVRKGTDVIVEISSLNREFEGEIRRVGNTINPNNRSFNIQVAVPNENGMIKPNQIATIRLNDYTAENAIIIPENALLKNSQGESVVFTLQEKEGEDNIGTAKRKIVETGYSYKNKIEITSGLETGETLIVEGAKNLRDGQEVKIRN, from the coding sequence ATGAAAAAGTTAGCTGTTTTATTAAGTATTCCGCTGTTATTGCTTTCGTGTGGAAATAATGTGGAAGGAAAATCTATAGAAGAACTTATAGAAAGCGAAAACCTCCCGGAAATTAGAGCCAGAAAAACAGAATTAAGCAAAGAACAAAGCGACCTTACTGAGAAGCTGGACAAACTGGATCAGGCTATAGATCGATTAGACAAAACCCGGCGTTTAGACCTGGTAGAAATACAGCAAATTAGCGACACCTTATTTAAGCATTATGCCGAAGTACAGGGTGATGTCGCTACCGATGAGAACATTGTAATCTATTCTGAATTTTCAGGGATCTTGCAAGATCTTCGGGTAGAAGAAGGACAACAGGTTAATAAAGGACAGGTGCTTGCCAAAATTGATGACGGCGGACTTTCGAGCGAATTAGCACAATTGGAAACCCAGGCCACTCTGGCTAAAACCACTTTTGAGCGGCAAAAGCGTTTGTGGGAACAAAATATTGGATCAGAAATGCAATATTTAGAAGCTAAAACCAATTATGAATCTATGCAGAATTCGGTAAACAGGTTAAAATCTCAATTAGACAAAACTATTGTTAGAGCACCTTTTAGCGGAATTGTAGACGAAGTCCTTACCGAACAGGGTGAAGTAGTAAGCCCGGGGCAAAGCCAGATATTACGCTTAGTGAGTTTAAAAAATATGTATGTAGAAGCTGCTGTGCCTGAAAATTATTTAAACACTGTGAGAAAAGGCACTGATGTAATCGTAGAAATTAGCTCGTTGAATCGCGAATTTGAAGGTGAAATTAGAAGAGTGGGAAATACCATTAACCCTAATAACCGCTCGTTCAATATTCAGGTTGCAGTTCCTAACGAAAACGGAATGATAAAACCCAACCAAATCGCTACCATTAGATTAAACGATTATACAGCAGAAAACGCCATAATAATTCCCGAGAATGCTTTGCTTAAAAATTCGCAGGGTGAAAGTGTAGTATTTACGCTTCAGGAAAAAGAAGGCGAAGACAATATTGGTACTGCAAAAAGAAAAATTGTAGAAACAGGATATTCCTATAAGAACAAAATAGAAATAACCAGCGGTTTGGAAACCGGAGAAACACTGATCGTAGAAGGTGCTAAAAACCTTAGAGATGGTCAGGAAGTTAAAATAAGAAACTAA
- a CDS encoding TolC family protein, which translates to MKFRYLLILLISLSSIAQETPEDYSFSLEEAIQFGLENNYSSINAQKDVEIALKQKWEIIAQGLPQVSATADYQNYLKQPVTLLPAEITGGEPGTFTPVTFGTEQNMNATATWNQLIFDGSYIVGIQSAKTLLQISENAKTKTDLEIKKAVINAYGNVLLAEENVAILQKNVENVQKNYDETNEIYKNGLAEQEDVEQLEITLLNLKNNLSRSRRMRDIAYEMFNLTLGIPVEIPVNLTEELDTLAMQYFDLELLQEEIPVEENIDYRIAENTAASREIEVKLEKSKALPSLSGFLNYGVQGFSQEFTFFDEDQEYFGQSILGVSLNIPIFSSGMRNSRTQQKQIAYEQAMVELEQTENEVKRQINSAKSDYEFSLENYQNQKKNLELAERIENKNQIKFFEGIASSFELSEAQRQLYQAQQDFLQSMLNVITAKVELENLLDTRKYNNED; encoded by the coding sequence ATGAAATTTAGATACCTGCTAATTTTACTGATTTCGCTAAGCAGCATAGCTCAGGAAACTCCGGAAGATTACAGTTTTTCGCTGGAAGAAGCTATACAGTTTGGCCTGGAGAATAATTATTCTTCAATTAATGCTCAAAAAGATGTTGAAATTGCCTTAAAACAAAAATGGGAAATTATCGCCCAGGGATTACCACAGGTAAGCGCTACGGCAGATTATCAAAATTACCTTAAACAGCCGGTTACTTTACTTCCTGCTGAAATTACTGGCGGCGAACCCGGCACCTTTACCCCGGTTACTTTTGGAACGGAACAAAATATGAACGCCACCGCCACCTGGAACCAGCTAATTTTTGACGGTTCTTATATTGTAGGTATCCAATCGGCTAAAACTTTGCTTCAAATTTCTGAAAATGCAAAAACCAAAACCGATCTCGAAATAAAGAAAGCCGTAATTAATGCCTACGGAAATGTTTTGCTGGCAGAAGAAAATGTAGCGATTCTTCAGAAAAACGTAGAAAACGTTCAGAAGAATTACGATGAAACCAACGAGATCTATAAAAACGGGCTTGCAGAACAGGAAGATGTAGAACAGCTGGAAATCACCTTGCTAAACCTAAAAAACAATTTAAGCCGAAGTCGCCGTATGCGTGACATCGCTTACGAAATGTTCAATTTAACGCTTGGGATTCCGGTAGAAATACCTGTCAACCTAACCGAAGAATTAGACACACTGGCAATGCAGTATTTTGACCTGGAACTCTTACAGGAAGAAATTCCGGTTGAAGAAAACATAGATTATCGTATTGCAGAAAATACGGCAGCTTCGCGGGAAATTGAAGTAAAACTGGAGAAATCTAAAGCGCTTCCTTCTTTAAGCGGATTTCTAAATTATGGGGTTCAGGGCTTCAGCCAGGAATTCACTTTTTTTGATGAAGACCAGGAATATTTTGGCCAGTCTATTTTAGGGGTGAGCTTAAATATCCCAATTTTCAGCAGCGGTATGCGAAACTCCAGAACTCAGCAAAAACAAATTGCTTATGAACAGGCGATGGTAGAACTGGAGCAAACCGAAAATGAGGTAAAACGCCAAATTAATTCGGCTAAAAGCGATTATGAGTTTAGCCTCGAGAATTATCAAAATCAAAAGAAAAACCTTGAACTCGCAGAAAGGATAGAGAACAAAAATCAAATCAAGTTTTTTGAAGGAATTGCCAGCAGTTTTGAGCTAAGTGAAGCCCAACGCCAACTTTACCAGGCACAACAAGATTTTTTACAATCTATGCTTAATGTAATAACTGCTAAAGTAGAATTAGAAAACCTGTTGGACACCAGAAAATATAACAATGAAGATTAA
- a CDS encoding cupin domain-containing protein — translation MKIQHQFIGLKHYCFLLVFLLSCGIYAQENAENSIAFTKSDKNLEWGPCPEFMPEGCNIAVLHGNPAEKNADIFFKVPANAFIPTHTHTSPERMVLVSGELEVTYEGEQTQTLKEGSYAYGPANKPHSAQCGDAPCVLFIAFEEPIDAVEVEQD, via the coding sequence ATGAAAATTCAACACCAATTTATCGGACTAAAACATTATTGCTTCTTGCTTGTTTTTCTATTATCCTGCGGAATTTACGCCCAGGAAAATGCTGAAAACTCAATAGCTTTTACAAAAAGCGATAAAAACCTGGAATGGGGACCCTGCCCTGAATTTATGCCTGAAGGTTGTAATATTGCCGTATTACATGGAAATCCTGCCGAAAAGAATGCCGACATTTTTTTTAAAGTTCCAGCCAACGCCTTTATCCCGACACACACCCACACTTCCCCGGAACGAATGGTTCTTGTTTCCGGTGAGCTAGAAGTAACTTATGAGGGAGAACAAACTCAAACCTTAAAAGAAGGCTCTTATGCTTATGGGCCTGCCAACAAACCTCATTCAGCACAATGTGGAGATGCCCCTTGTGTTCTTTTTATCGCTTTTGAAGAGCCTATAGATGCAGTAGAAGTAGAGCAAGATTAA
- the aspS gene encoding aspartate--tRNA ligase, whose translation MYRSHNCGELNAASIGQEVKLSGWVQKIRDKGFMVWVDLRDRYGITQLIFDEERSSKELMEKAQKLGREFVIQISGKVIERESKNTNIPTGEIEVLVDEVNILNTSLTPPFTIEDETDGGEDLRMKYRYLDIRRNPVKNKLKFRHKVGMEVRNYLSNQDFIEVETPYLIKSTPEGARDFVVPSRMNEGQFYALPQSPQTFKQLLMVGGMDKYFQIVKCFRDEDLRADRQPEFTQIDCEMAFVEQEDILNIFEGLTRHLLKEINDVEVEKFPRMTYAEAMKKYGNDKPDIRFGMEFAELNELAKNKGFNVFDQQELVVGIAVPGAASFTRKEIDKLISWVKRPQVGANGLVWAKYNEDGTLKSSVDKFYAEEDLKTWAEATNAKPGDLILVMAGDANKTRTQLSALRMHLGNELGLRKANEFAPLWVVDFPLLEWDEETKRFHAMHHPFTSPKKEDFALLETKPGEVRANAYDLVLNGNEIGGGSIRIHDKETQAKMFDYLGFTPEEAKAQFGFLMDAFQYGAPPHGGLAFGFDRLVAILGGQESIRDFIAFPKNNNGRDVMIDAPAKLDEAQLKELHLQVK comes from the coding sequence ATGTATAGAAGTCATAACTGCGGGGAATTAAATGCAGCTTCAATTGGCCAGGAAGTAAAACTTTCCGGCTGGGTTCAAAAAATAAGGGACAAAGGATTTATGGTTTGGGTAGATTTACGCGATCGCTATGGCATCACCCAGCTTATTTTTGATGAAGAGCGTTCTTCGAAAGAACTTATGGAAAAAGCCCAGAAACTTGGCCGCGAATTTGTAATCCAAATTAGCGGAAAAGTGATTGAGCGGGAATCTAAGAATACAAATATTCCAACAGGTGAAATTGAAGTTTTAGTTGATGAAGTTAATATCCTCAACACTTCCCTTACGCCTCCTTTTACTATTGAAGATGAAACCGATGGTGGCGAAGATCTTAGAATGAAATATCGCTATCTTGATATTAGAAGAAATCCGGTAAAAAACAAGCTGAAATTTCGCCACAAAGTAGGAATGGAAGTAAGAAATTACCTCTCTAATCAGGATTTTATTGAAGTTGAAACTCCGTATTTAATAAAATCTACTCCTGAAGGTGCCCGTGATTTTGTGGTACCAAGCCGAATGAATGAAGGTCAGTTTTATGCTCTACCCCAATCGCCACAAACCTTTAAGCAATTGCTAATGGTTGGCGGAATGGATAAATATTTCCAGATCGTAAAATGTTTTAGAGATGAAGACCTTAGAGCCGACAGGCAACCAGAATTCACGCAAATTGACTGCGAAATGGCTTTCGTAGAACAGGAAGATATTCTGAATATTTTTGAAGGTTTGACTCGCCATTTACTAAAAGAGATCAACGATGTGGAAGTTGAGAAATTTCCAAGAATGACTTATGCTGAGGCGATGAAAAAATACGGAAACGACAAACCCGATATTAGATTTGGGATGGAGTTTGCCGAATTAAACGAACTTGCCAAAAATAAAGGCTTCAATGTTTTCGATCAGCAGGAATTAGTTGTGGGAATTGCGGTTCCGGGAGCGGCTTCTTTCACCAGAAAAGAAATAGACAAATTAATATCCTGGGTTAAAAGACCACAGGTAGGCGCCAACGGACTCGTTTGGGCAAAATATAATGAAGATGGAACTTTAAAATCTTCAGTAGATAAATTTTATGCTGAAGAAGATCTGAAAACCTGGGCTGAAGCTACTAATGCAAAACCGGGCGATCTTATTCTCGTTATGGCCGGCGATGCCAACAAAACAAGAACTCAATTAAGCGCATTAAGAATGCACTTAGGAAACGAATTAGGGTTGAGAAAAGCCAATGAATTCGCTCCACTTTGGGTGGTAGATTTTCCACTTTTGGAGTGGGATGAAGAAACAAAGCGTTTTCACGCCATGCACCATCCTTTTACTTCGCCGAAAAAAGAAGATTTTGCACTTCTTGAAACAAAACCGGGAGAGGTACGCGCCAATGCTTACGATTTAGTATTAAACGGAAATGAAATTGGCGGTGGTTCTATTAGAATTCATGACAAAGAAACCCAGGCTAAAATGTTCGATTATCTTGGCTTTACGCCAGAAGAAGCCAAAGCACAATTCGGCTTTTTAATGGATGCCTTTCAATATGGCGCTCCACCTCACGGCGGGCTTGCTTTTGGTTTTGATAGATTGGTAGCCATTCTAGGCGGACAGGAAAGCATCAGGGATTTTATTGCTTTCCCTAAAAACAATAACGGCCGGGATGTGATGATAGATGCTCCAGCCAAACTAGATGAAGCGCAACTTAAAGAACTTCATCTTCAGGTAAAATAG
- a CDS encoding toxin-antitoxin system YwqK family antitoxin, whose translation MKKIKNILMAAVFTFGAAAMAQESPEPKFEKEGDLIKGTFYYEDGTVRQQGTYKNRELHGEWIAYDAEGEKQSMANYTEGKKTGKWFFWSSDKLTEVDYDNNKIAGVNTWKSDGTLADN comes from the coding sequence ATGAAAAAGATAAAAAATATATTGATGGCTGCCGTTTTCACCTTTGGAGCAGCTGCTATGGCACAGGAAAGCCCAGAACCAAAGTTTGAAAAAGAAGGAGACCTTATTAAGGGAACTTTTTATTATGAAGATGGAACTGTTCGGCAGCAAGGAACTTATAAAAACAGGGAATTGCACGGCGAATGGATTGCTTATGATGCTGAAGGCGAAAAGCAAAGTATGGCTAACTATACCGAAGGTAAAAAAACCGGAAAATGGTTCTTTTGGTCTTCAGATAAACTAACTGAAGTAGATTATGATAATAACAAAATCGCCGGCGTGAATACCTGGAAAAGCGATGGTACTTTAGCTGATAACTAA